A single genomic interval of Tsukamurella paurometabola harbors:
- a CDS encoding TDT family transporter, whose protein sequence is MHATTTDSRTTRPARGVLLRDLRAPGEAVSNLTPNWFASVMGTGIVATAAVGLPIHVPGLRTVAAAVWALAAILLTILTTGTVAHWIRYPAFARRHHRDPVIGNFYGAMAMAFLTVGIGAVVVGRDWIGLRAALVVGITLWTVGSALGLFFAVLIPALMFRGGHYRADAAFAGWLMPVVSPMVTAAGGAVLLPYTPAGVPRTALLWFSYGCFAFTLVSALLVLPAVILRLLRGPAWTPAIVPTAWIVLGPLGQSITAANGLGANAHLAVGPDAAAALQRFGTDYGWTVTVAVLMWTAVALTLTARTALADAEGLPFALTWWSFTFPVGTCATGFSAMTVATGATGYGVLAVAYFLGLVAGWALAARGTAPRAVVSGALLRHPELT, encoded by the coding sequence ATGCACGCGACGACCACCGACTCCCGCACCACCCGCCCCGCTCGGGGCGTTCTGCTGCGCGATCTCCGGGCCCCGGGCGAGGCGGTGTCCAACCTGACGCCGAACTGGTTCGCGTCGGTGATGGGGACCGGCATCGTCGCCACCGCGGCCGTCGGCCTCCCGATCCACGTGCCGGGCCTCCGCACCGTTGCCGCCGCGGTCTGGGCGCTGGCCGCGATCCTGCTCACGATCCTGACGACCGGCACCGTCGCGCATTGGATCCGGTATCCCGCGTTCGCCCGCCGGCATCACCGCGATCCCGTGATCGGCAACTTCTACGGCGCGATGGCGATGGCCTTCCTCACCGTCGGCATCGGGGCCGTAGTGGTGGGCAGGGATTGGATCGGACTCCGGGCCGCCCTCGTCGTGGGGATCACCCTCTGGACGGTCGGCTCCGCGCTGGGCCTGTTCTTCGCGGTCCTGATCCCGGCCCTGATGTTCCGCGGCGGCCACTACCGCGCGGATGCCGCCTTCGCGGGGTGGCTCATGCCGGTCGTCTCCCCCATGGTCACCGCGGCGGGTGGGGCCGTGCTGCTCCCGTACACGCCCGCGGGCGTGCCGCGCACGGCGCTCCTGTGGTTCAGCTACGGCTGCTTCGCCTTCACCCTCGTCAGCGCGCTGCTGGTACTGCCCGCCGTGATCCTGCGCCTGCTCCGGGGGCCGGCGTGGACCCCGGCGATCGTTCCGACCGCCTGGATCGTGCTCGGCCCGCTCGGGCAGTCGATCACCGCGGCGAACGGGCTCGGCGCCAACGCCCACCTCGCGGTGGGACCGGATGCGGCCGCCGCGCTGCAGCGTTTCGGCACCGATTACGGGTGGACGGTCACGGTGGCGGTGCTGATGTGGACGGCGGTCGCGCTGACCCTCACCGCCCGCACCGCACTGGCCGACGCGGAAGGGTTGCCGTTCGCGCTGACCTGGTGGTCGTTCACGTTCCCCGTGGGGACGTGCGCCACGGGCTTCAGCGCCATGACGGTGGCGACGGGCGCGACCGGGTACGGGGTGCTCGCGGTGGCCTACTTCCTGGGCCTGGTGGCGGGGTGGGCGCTCGCGGCCAGGGGCACCGCACCGCGCGCCGTCGTCAGTGGCGCGCTCCTGCGGCACCCCGAGCTGACCTGA
- a CDS encoding SPFH domain-containing protein, with the protein MEGIGIGLVVLLVLILAAVVVLVKALVLVPQAQAAVIERLGRYTRTVSGQLALLIPFIDKVRARVDLREQVVSFPPQPVITEDNLTVNIDTVVYFQVTRPEAAVYEISNYVVGVEQITTTTLRNVVGGMTLEETLTSREVINGQLRGVLDEATSRWGLRVARVELKSILPPPTIQESMEKQMKADREKRATILAAEGHREAAIKSAEGDKASRILLAEGERQAAILSAEADRQAEILRAEGRRAASYLEAQGEAKAIETTFSAIKSGRPTPELLAYQYLQTLPEMAQGDANKVWVVPSDFNAALQGFMRNLGTPGSDGVFRFEPSEDDTAAAPDIDTEGWFDTPEPVSPVVVTKDEVPDAPAAASASVPPVPEPAPGDPSTAAARLPLGQAQGQLGQGQLGQGHTRWQKLTQPEAGEPEPQTPQERDD; encoded by the coding sequence ATGGAGGGCATAGGAATCGGGCTGGTCGTACTCCTCGTACTGATCCTGGCGGCGGTGGTCGTCCTGGTGAAGGCACTGGTGCTGGTGCCACAGGCGCAGGCCGCGGTGATCGAACGGCTCGGCCGCTACACGCGCACGGTGTCCGGCCAGCTCGCGCTGCTCATCCCGTTCATCGACAAGGTCCGCGCCCGGGTGGACCTCCGCGAACAGGTGGTCTCCTTCCCGCCGCAGCCGGTGATCACCGAGGACAACCTGACCGTCAACATCGATACCGTGGTGTACTTCCAGGTCACTCGCCCCGAGGCAGCCGTCTACGAGATCAGCAACTACGTCGTCGGCGTCGAGCAGATCACCACCACCACCTTGCGGAACGTGGTGGGCGGCATGACGCTCGAGGAGACGCTCACCTCGCGCGAGGTCATCAACGGCCAGCTCCGCGGCGTGCTCGACGAGGCCACCTCCCGCTGGGGCCTGCGCGTGGCCCGGGTCGAACTGAAGTCGATCCTGCCGCCTCCGACGATCCAGGAGTCGATGGAGAAGCAGATGAAGGCGGACCGCGAGAAGCGCGCGACCATCCTCGCCGCCGAGGGGCATCGCGAGGCCGCGATCAAGTCCGCCGAGGGCGACAAGGCCAGCCGGATCCTCCTCGCCGAGGGTGAGCGCCAGGCCGCCATCCTCTCCGCCGAGGCCGATCGGCAGGCCGAGATCCTGCGCGCCGAGGGGCGCAGGGCGGCCTCCTACCTGGAGGCCCAGGGCGAGGCCAAGGCCATCGAGACCACGTTCTCGGCGATCAAGTCGGGTCGGCCGACGCCCGAGCTCCTCGCCTACCAGTACCTGCAGACGCTTCCGGAGATGGCGCAGGGCGACGCGAACAAGGTCTGGGTGGTGCCGAGCGACTTCAACGCCGCGCTGCAGGGCTTCATGCGCAACCTCGGCACCCCGGGTTCCGACGGTGTCTTCCGGTTCGAGCCGTCGGAGGACGACACGGCGGCGGCACCGGACATCGACACCGAGGGCTGGTTCGACACGCCCGAGCCCGTCTCGCCCGTGGTCGTGACGAAGGACGAGGTGCCCGACGCGCCGGCGGCCGCATCGGCATCCGTGCCCCCGGTGCCGGAGCCCGCGCCGGGCGACCCGTCGACCGCCGCCGCCCGGCTCCCGCTCGGCCAGGCCCAGGGACAGCTGGGGCAGGGACAGCTGGGGCAGGGACACACCCGGTGGCAGAAGCTCACCCAGCCCGAGGCGGGAGAGCCCGAGCCGCAGACGCCGCAGGAGCGCGACGACTGA
- a CDS encoding NfeD family protein, giving the protein MAAALWLIGAILLAAAETAAGEFTLLMLGGGALVTAGATGVFGLPLWAQGVVFAVSSVLLLLVARPPLRRYVERRRGDAPSYLESLPGSKATVLQSVSGDAGRVLIGGEEWSARTPYDGAPIPVGVEVTIVEIDGAVAVVVDS; this is encoded by the coding sequence ATGGCAGCGGCGCTCTGGCTCATCGGCGCGATCCTGCTGGCCGCGGCGGAGACGGCGGCCGGCGAGTTCACCCTGCTCATGCTCGGTGGCGGGGCGCTCGTGACCGCCGGCGCCACGGGCGTGTTCGGCCTGCCGCTGTGGGCCCAGGGAGTCGTCTTCGCCGTCTCATCGGTGCTGTTGCTCCTGGTTGCCCGGCCGCCGCTGCGGCGGTACGTCGAACGCCGCCGCGGTGACGCTCCGTCGTACCTCGAGTCGCTCCCCGGGTCGAAAGCGACGGTGCTGCAGTCCGTCTCGGGCGACGCCGGGCGGGTGCTGATCGGCGGCGAGGAGTGGTCCGCACGGACCCCCTACGACGGTGCGCCCATCCCCGTCGGCGTGGAGGTGACCATCGTCGAGATCGACGGCGCGGTCGCCGTCGTGGTCGACAGCTGA
- a CDS encoding alpha/beta fold hydrolase, protein MPHTQGTSRYFSTRDGRRLHTAQLDGPRDAPVVVFEAGAGGTRSSWGTVQPAVARFARAVVYDRSGLGRSEPDAADRTFGRMADDLNDLLDGLDDGDGARFVLVGHSLGGVIVRLAASRRPDRIAGLVLVDPSDEAADDMFREGAGRRAAIMMTVMRGLARTGILRLLGGLAFRRAPADVRADLAREATTPRAIDTMAQELKTFYPELQSWRGSAPDLGDLPVTVVSGAKSGGLGKAVRARVNEAHAGRAAASPAGRHVVAANSGHQVPLTDPEVIVDEVRRLVAGPAMVD, encoded by the coding sequence ATGCCGCACACCCAGGGGACGAGCAGATACTTCAGCACGCGCGACGGCAGGAGGCTGCACACCGCCCAGCTCGACGGCCCCCGTGACGCACCGGTCGTGGTCTTCGAGGCCGGTGCGGGCGGCACTCGATCCAGCTGGGGCACTGTGCAACCGGCCGTCGCCCGCTTCGCACGGGCCGTCGTGTACGACCGGTCCGGGCTCGGCCGGAGCGAGCCCGATGCGGCCGACCGCACGTTCGGGCGGATGGCCGACGACCTGAACGACCTGCTCGACGGTCTCGACGACGGCGACGGCGCCCGGTTCGTCCTCGTCGGCCACAGCCTGGGCGGGGTCATCGTGCGCCTGGCCGCATCGCGGCGGCCCGACCGGATCGCCGGCCTGGTACTGGTGGACCCGTCCGACGAGGCGGCCGACGACATGTTCCGGGAGGGAGCAGGCCGGCGCGCAGCGATCATGATGACCGTGATGCGCGGGCTCGCCCGCACTGGGATCCTCCGACTCCTGGGCGGGCTCGCCTTCCGTCGGGCACCGGCGGACGTCCGGGCGGACCTCGCCCGCGAGGCGACGACGCCGCGGGCGATCGACACGATGGCGCAGGAGCTGAAGACGTTCTATCCGGAGCTGCAGTCGTGGCGGGGATCCGCGCCGGACCTCGGCGACCTGCCCGTCACCGTCGTGTCCGGGGCGAAGAGCGGCGGCCTCGGGAAGGCGGTGCGCGCGCGGGTCAACGAGGCGCACGCCGGGCGGGCCGCGGCCTCGCCCGCGGGACGGCACGTGGTTGCCGCGAACTCGGGGCACCAGGTTCCGCTGACCGATCCGGAGGTGATCGTCGACGAGGTCCGCCGACTCGTCGCCGGGCCGGCGATGGTGGACTGA
- a CDS encoding DUF4873 domain-containing protein encodes MIAEEQPRIAVIGSRVPGIDGTVVAPSDVAGLRFRPDRDAWTLTTPAGATDYDLVVLAGTTAAIEVPALDPRVVPPGTVGPADAERAYLGMLVDGVPNLVLTDGSSLQVTTLHAWLRWMYTEAATRLLSRPPVTARWIHKGRRAPSRPDRDAIDLSNDHVRDEGVYAGEAVLRSGDYEAVSPVRLAGHLEPLDGNYHWYGTVDDAEIGAALKKMPRGSVTVSVAGGEASPAMVTDRTVWGTYRLVGVGAPPYPL; translated from the coding sequence GTGATCGCCGAGGAGCAGCCGCGGATCGCCGTGATCGGGTCGCGTGTACCCGGGATCGACGGGACCGTCGTGGCACCGTCGGACGTGGCGGGCCTCCGGTTCCGGCCCGACCGCGACGCCTGGACCCTGACCACCCCCGCCGGAGCGACCGACTACGACCTCGTCGTGCTCGCGGGCACGACGGCCGCGATCGAGGTCCCGGCCCTGGACCCGCGGGTCGTCCCGCCCGGCACCGTCGGGCCCGCGGACGCCGAGCGCGCGTACCTCGGCATGCTCGTCGACGGGGTGCCCAACCTGGTCCTCACCGACGGCTCGTCGCTCCAGGTCACCACGCTGCACGCGTGGCTGCGCTGGATGTACACGGAGGCGGCGACGCGACTGCTGTCACGGCCGCCGGTGACCGCGCGGTGGATCCACAAGGGGCGCCGGGCGCCGTCGCGGCCGGATCGGGACGCGATCGACCTGTCCAACGACCACGTGCGCGACGAGGGCGTCTACGCCGGCGAGGCCGTGCTCCGGTCGGGCGACTACGAGGCGGTCTCGCCCGTGCGGCTCGCCGGGCACCTCGAACCCCTCGACGGGAACTACCACTGGTACGGCACCGTCGACGATGCGGAGATCGGTGCGGCGCTGAAGAAGATGCCGCGCGGCAGCGTCACCGTGTCGGTCGCCGGGGGAGAGGCGTCCCCCGCGATGGTGACCGACAGGACCGTGTGGGGGACCTACCGGCTCGTCGGCGTCGGTGCGCCCCCGTATCCGCTCTGA
- a CDS encoding AurF N-oxygenase family protein → MTDTTLPERTRDAVADRLLGGSVKRSYAPVVDIDWDAPIDPDKFFLPPHMCTLYGTDLWNGMTREQQIELSRQEMVNLLSMGIWFENLLNRLLLRELLSKDPTSRDSFYSLTEMGDECRHMVMFGKVIDRVGARPYRLRGWQLAVVKFVLAPVIRGQAVWIAALVGEEIFDAQQRQIKDDPELQPIVARLMQIHVTEEARHIGYARDGARRGQADRSRLQTLLVGNLHAGAAFGFRMLFANPRMYARVGLDPKAAYRAAITNPHHIKAKQDGFRDLGRFLDSVGLMGGFARWSWKKAGFLA, encoded by the coding sequence ATGACCGATACGACTCTGCCCGAACGCACCCGAGACGCGGTTGCCGACCGGCTCCTCGGCGGCTCCGTGAAGCGCTCCTACGCACCCGTCGTGGACATCGACTGGGACGCTCCCATCGACCCCGACAAGTTCTTCCTGCCGCCGCACATGTGCACCCTCTACGGCACCGACCTCTGGAACGGCATGACCCGCGAGCAGCAGATCGAACTGTCGCGCCAGGAAATGGTCAACCTGCTGTCCATGGGGATCTGGTTCGAGAACCTGCTCAACCGGCTCCTGCTCCGCGAGTTGCTCTCCAAGGACCCCACGTCGCGCGATTCCTTCTACTCGCTCACCGAGATGGGTGACGAGTGCCGGCACATGGTGATGTTCGGCAAGGTCATCGACCGCGTCGGCGCGCGTCCCTACCGCCTGCGCGGTTGGCAGCTCGCGGTGGTGAAGTTCGTGCTGGCGCCGGTGATCCGCGGCCAGGCCGTCTGGATCGCCGCGCTCGTCGGCGAGGAGATCTTCGACGCCCAGCAGCGGCAGATCAAGGACGACCCCGAGCTGCAGCCCATCGTCGCCCGGCTCATGCAGATCCACGTGACCGAGGAGGCGCGGCACATCGGCTACGCCCGCGACGGCGCCCGGCGCGGGCAGGCCGATCGCAGCCGGTTGCAGACGCTGCTGGTGGGCAACCTGCACGCCGGTGCGGCCTTCGGCTTCCGCATGCTGTTCGCGAACCCGCGCATGTACGCCCGCGTCGGCCTCGACCCGAAGGCGGCCTACCGCGCCGCGATCACCAACCCGCACCACATCAAGGCCAAGCAGGACGGCTTCCGCGACCTCGGCCGGTTCCTCGACTCCGTCGGCCTCATGGGCGGATTCGCGCGGTGGTCGTGGAAGAAGGCGGGGTTCCTGGCGTGA
- a CDS encoding TetR/AcrR family transcriptional regulator → MASTPTTKPDTRQQILRAALDWVDEAGLTRISMGALAKRARLARATLYQHFTGKDALVEAVVSSELDKFYSRIHAYADAIEDNDERLAAGFGYAYAYLREHRALQRVLAVNPALILPYIHGDSPQIKQGRRFFLQEIRRGEYRDDADVGALADFFVRQLHSLLLTPLPAVEGAADGPDHRGPSSANVEAGRRYAETFVLPARAQFVP, encoded by the coding sequence GTGGCATCGACCCCGACGACGAAACCCGACACCCGGCAGCAGATCCTGCGCGCGGCGCTCGACTGGGTCGATGAGGCGGGTCTGACGCGGATCTCGATGGGTGCGCTGGCCAAGCGCGCCCGCCTGGCCCGGGCCACGCTCTACCAGCACTTCACCGGCAAGGACGCGCTGGTCGAGGCCGTGGTGTCCAGCGAGCTGGACAAGTTCTACAGCCGGATCCACGCCTACGCCGACGCGATCGAGGACAACGATGAGCGGCTCGCGGCCGGTTTCGGCTACGCCTACGCGTACCTGCGCGAGCACCGTGCGCTGCAGCGCGTCCTCGCCGTCAACCCGGCGCTGATCCTGCCGTACATCCACGGCGATTCCCCGCAGATCAAGCAGGGGCGGCGCTTCTTCCTGCAGGAGATCCGCCGCGGCGAGTACCGCGACGACGCCGACGTCGGCGCCCTCGCCGACTTCTTCGTCCGGCAGTTGCACTCCCTGCTGCTGACGCCGTTGCCGGCAGTCGAGGGCGCCGCCGACGGCCCTGACCACCGCGGCCCGAGCTCCGCGAACGTCGAAGCGGGCCGCCGGTACGCGGAGACGTTCGTTCTGCCTGCGCGGGCCCAGTTCGTGCCGTAG
- a CDS encoding DUF3097 domain-containing protein — protein sequence MANSYGDIYAGHASRRARAVPEVPADRDLVVEDAATGFCGAVVGFDKSYDGDFVKLEDGRGAVRVFAMRKAAFLIDGKPVTLVKPRAKAPSGPQRSASGSTRVEGVKARVALPSRIWVEGIHDAALVERVWGHDLRVEGVVVEQLEGLDHLGARLAEFQPGPGRKVGVLADHLVEGSKESRMTQSLGEYVMVTGHPFIDIWAAVKPSSVGIDAWPDVPRGEDWKTGTCARLGWGTPQDGWRRVQGAVTSFRDLDASLIGAVERLVDFVTDPSA from the coding sequence GTGGCGAACAGCTATGGAGACATCTACGCCGGGCACGCGAGCCGGAGAGCCCGCGCCGTTCCCGAGGTTCCGGCCGACCGCGACCTCGTCGTGGAGGACGCGGCCACGGGGTTCTGCGGGGCTGTCGTGGGCTTCGACAAGAGCTACGACGGGGACTTCGTCAAGCTCGAGGACGGCCGCGGCGCCGTGCGGGTGTTCGCGATGCGCAAGGCCGCCTTCCTCATCGACGGTAAGCCCGTGACGCTGGTCAAGCCGCGGGCGAAGGCACCGTCGGGCCCGCAGCGCAGCGCGTCCGGATCCACCCGGGTGGAGGGCGTGAAGGCCCGCGTCGCGCTGCCGAGCCGGATCTGGGTAGAGGGCATTCACGATGCCGCGCTCGTCGAACGCGTCTGGGGACACGACCTGCGGGTCGAGGGTGTGGTCGTCGAACAGCTCGAGGGCCTCGACCACCTCGGCGCCCGGCTCGCCGAGTTCCAGCCGGGTCCGGGCCGCAAGGTCGGCGTGCTCGCCGACCACCTCGTCGAGGGCTCCAAGGAGTCCCGCATGACCCAGTCGCTCGGCGAGTACGTCATGGTGACCGGCCACCCGTTCATCGACATCTGGGCCGCGGTGAAGCCCTCGTCCGTGGGCATCGACGCGTGGCCCGACGTTCCGCGGGGTGAGGACTGGAAGACCGGTACGTGTGCGCGCCTCGGGTGGGGTACCCCACAGGACGGCTGGCGCCGCGTTCAGGGTGCCGTCACCTCGTTCCGCGACCTCGACGCGTCGCTCATCGGCGCCGTCGAGCGGCTCGTCGACTTCGTCACCGATCCGTCGGCCTGA
- a CDS encoding phosphotransferase family protein — MTESDTFAEQARPASSQRTPDEVRAQLQQWFAAREPGAEVLDLQVPQGNGMSSETLLATVRFGSDERRLVIRVAPRPESDPVFPTYDLPAQFAVMRHVESYGVPAPSCLWGEEDSAVIGAPFLVMDRVDGDVPPDVMPYTFGAWRPDSTDADLRELADASVDVLATIHAVPAPAPGVVPTPGPGETALAAHLRRLRAFYDWAAQNHGGAPLLDRALDWAEKHLPGHADQVLLWGDARIGNIMYGGPSGTTPVAVLDWEMATVGPCELDLGWFVYLHRFFQDLAELAGQPGLPGFLRRADVERRYAERTGHVPRDMDFYTAYAAIVHGVIMYRIQTRAIDFGAAAAPQNPDDMILHRAAIEAMLAGTYWEALP; from the coding sequence ATGACCGAATCGGACACCTTCGCCGAGCAGGCCCGCCCGGCCTCCTCACAGCGCACGCCGGACGAGGTGCGCGCCCAGTTGCAGCAGTGGTTCGCCGCGCGCGAGCCGGGCGCCGAGGTGCTCGATCTCCAGGTCCCGCAGGGCAACGGCATGTCGAGCGAGACCCTGCTCGCGACCGTCCGGTTCGGCTCCGACGAGCGGCGCCTCGTCATCCGCGTCGCGCCCCGGCCGGAGTCCGACCCCGTGTTCCCGACCTACGATCTGCCCGCGCAGTTCGCCGTGATGCGGCACGTCGAGTCCTACGGTGTTCCGGCCCCGTCGTGCCTGTGGGGGGAGGAGGACTCCGCGGTGATCGGCGCGCCGTTCCTCGTGATGGACCGCGTCGACGGCGACGTGCCGCCCGACGTCATGCCCTACACCTTCGGTGCCTGGCGGCCCGATTCCACCGACGCGGACCTGCGGGAACTCGCCGACGCCTCGGTGGACGTGCTCGCCACCATCCACGCCGTGCCGGCGCCCGCGCCGGGCGTCGTGCCGACTCCCGGACCCGGGGAGACGGCGCTCGCCGCGCACCTGCGTCGGCTGCGGGCGTTCTACGACTGGGCGGCGCAGAACCACGGCGGAGCGCCGCTGCTCGACCGCGCGCTGGACTGGGCCGAGAAGCACCTGCCGGGCCACGCCGACCAGGTGCTCCTCTGGGGCGATGCCCGCATCGGCAACATCATGTACGGCGGGCCGTCCGGCACCACGCCCGTCGCCGTGCTCGACTGGGAGATGGCGACCGTCGGCCCGTGTGAGCTGGACCTCGGCTGGTTCGTCTACCTGCACCGGTTCTTCCAGGACCTCGCCGAGCTCGCCGGGCAACCGGGCCTGCCGGGCTTCCTGCGCCGCGCCGACGTGGAGCGACGGTACGCGGAACGCACCGGCCACGTCCCGCGGGACATGGACTTCTACACCGCCTACGCGGCGATCGTGCACGGCGTCATCATGTACCGGATCCAGACCCGCGCCATCGACTTCGGAGCCGCGGCCGCGCCGCAGAACCCCGACGACATGATCCTGCACCGCGCCGCCATCGAGGCGATGCTCGCCGGCACCTACTGGGAGGCGCTGCCATGA
- a CDS encoding ferrochelatase yields MSHDALLVLSFGGPEHPDHVRPFLENVVRGRGVPPERLDAVEQHYLRFGGVSPINEQNRSLIAAVEAEFGRRGRELPVYFGNRNWHPMVEDTVAQMKDDGVRDALVFATSAWGGFSGCRQYDEDIARALAAVGAGAPRLTKLPQFHDHELFLECFADAATTALAAVPAGSRLVFTAHSIPDAADLNAGPPGVSRLYSTQVRDAAANVAARLGVDHDVVWQSRSGPPQVPWLEPDICDHIQALWDDRVPGVAVVPIGFVSDHLEVIWDLDTEAKDLAGELGMPFARAATPIGDPRFAAMVADLVADADAGRSSGLGVSVDGAACVEGCCPAVRRPVRS; encoded by the coding sequence GTGAGCCACGACGCACTCCTCGTGCTCTCCTTCGGAGGGCCCGAGCACCCCGATCACGTCCGGCCGTTCCTCGAGAACGTCGTGCGCGGCCGGGGAGTACCACCCGAGCGCCTGGACGCCGTCGAACAGCACTACCTGCGGTTCGGCGGCGTCTCGCCGATCAACGAGCAGAACCGCTCGCTCATCGCGGCGGTCGAGGCCGAGTTCGGCCGCCGGGGCCGGGAGCTGCCCGTGTACTTCGGCAACCGGAACTGGCATCCGATGGTCGAGGACACCGTCGCGCAGATGAAGGACGACGGGGTGCGCGACGCGCTCGTTTTCGCGACCTCTGCGTGGGGCGGCTTCTCCGGCTGCCGGCAGTACGACGAGGACATCGCCCGCGCGCTCGCGGCAGTCGGAGCCGGTGCGCCCCGGTTGACCAAGCTCCCGCAGTTCCACGACCACGAGCTGTTCCTGGAGTGCTTCGCCGACGCCGCGACCACCGCCCTGGCGGCGGTGCCCGCCGGATCGCGGCTCGTGTTCACCGCCCACTCGATCCCGGACGCCGCGGACCTGAACGCCGGCCCGCCCGGGGTGTCGCGGTTGTACTCGACCCAGGTCCGCGACGCCGCCGCGAACGTCGCCGCACGGCTCGGGGTCGACCACGACGTGGTGTGGCAGTCCCGCTCGGGGCCGCCGCAGGTGCCGTGGCTCGAGCCCGACATCTGCGATCACATCCAGGCGCTGTGGGACGACCGCGTGCCGGGCGTGGCGGTCGTGCCGATCGGCTTCGTCTCCGACCACCTCGAGGTGATCTGGGACCTCGACACCGAGGCGAAGGACCTGGCCGGCGAGCTGGGCATGCCCTTCGCCCGTGCCGCCACGCCGATCGGTGATCCCCGGTTCGCGGCGATGGTGGCGGACCTCGTCGCCGATGCCGATGCGGGCCGATCGAGCGGGCTCGGTGTCAGCGTGGACGGCGCCGCCTGTGTCGAGGGCTGCTGCCCCGCGGTGCGGCGGCCCGTGCGCTCGTGA
- the inhA gene encoding NADH-dependent enoyl-ACP reductase InhA, with product MTGLLEGKTILITGIITDASIAFSAAKVAQEQGAKVIITGIPERLRLIDRIAKRLPQEVPPAIPLDITDEEYLGGLADKVRELAPEGIDGVLHSIAFAPRTLMGPDALPFLEGPGPDVAKSFEISAWSYASLARAVLPVMNEGGSIVGMDFDPRTAMPDYNWMGVQKAALESVNRYVAREVGYAKKIRSNLVAAGPIKTLAAKAISGTATDDAKKLNMLNQYWDGASPIGWNVDDPEVVGKSICALLSDWLPGTTGSIVYVDGGASHNTWFPEDMINAQS from the coding sequence GTGACCGGACTGCTCGAAGGCAAGACCATCCTCATCACCGGCATCATCACCGATGCCTCGATCGCCTTCTCGGCCGCCAAGGTGGCCCAGGAGCAGGGCGCCAAGGTGATCATCACCGGCATCCCGGAGCGGCTCCGCCTCATCGACCGGATCGCCAAGCGCCTCCCGCAGGAGGTGCCGCCCGCCATCCCGCTCGACATCACCGATGAGGAGTACCTCGGCGGCCTGGCCGACAAGGTGCGCGAGCTCGCGCCCGAGGGCATCGACGGCGTGCTGCACTCGATCGCCTTCGCGCCCCGCACCCTCATGGGCCCGGACGCGCTGCCCTTCCTCGAGGGCCCCGGCCCCGACGTGGCGAAGTCCTTCGAGATCTCCGCCTGGAGCTACGCCTCGCTCGCCCGCGCCGTGCTGCCCGTCATGAACGAGGGCGGCTCCATCGTGGGCATGGACTTCGATCCCCGCACCGCGATGCCCGACTACAACTGGATGGGCGTGCAGAAGGCCGCCCTCGAGTCGGTCAACCGCTACGTCGCGCGCGAGGTCGGCTACGCCAAGAAGATCCGCTCGAACCTGGTCGCCGCCGGCCCCATCAAGACCCTCGCGGCCAAGGCGATCTCGGGCACCGCGACCGACGACGCCAAGAAGCTCAACATGCTCAACCAGTACTGGGACGGCGCATCGCCCATCGGCTGGAACGTCGACGACCCGGAGGTCGTGGGCAAGAGCATCTGTGCGCTGCTCTCGGACTGGCTGCCCGGCACCACCGGCTCCATCGTCTACGTCGACGGCGGCGCCAGCCACAACACCTGGTTCCCCGAGGACATGATCAACGCCCAGTCGTGA
- the fabG1 gene encoding 3-oxoacyl-ACP reductase FabG1, giving the protein MSTSEFTPRSVLVTGGNRGIGLAIAQRLAADGHKVAVTHRGSGAPEGLFGVQCDVTDTESVEAAFKTVAEHQGPVEVVVANAGITEDTLLMRMSVESFEKVINSNLTGAFRVTKAATRDMLKNRWGRFIYLGSVVGLMGTPGQANYASSKAGVIGLARSVTRELGARNVTANVIAPGLIDTDMTRELPAEYVEGAVKQAIPAKRMGQPEEVAAVVSFLASDDSAYVSGNVINVDGGLGMGH; this is encoded by the coding sequence ATGTCGACTTCTGAATTCACGCCCCGGTCCGTCCTCGTCACGGGCGGCAACCGTGGCATCGGCCTCGCGATCGCACAGCGCCTCGCCGCCGACGGCCACAAGGTCGCGGTGACGCACCGCGGCTCCGGCGCCCCCGAGGGCCTGTTCGGCGTGCAGTGCGACGTCACCGACACGGAGTCGGTCGAGGCCGCGTTCAAGACGGTTGCCGAGCACCAGGGCCCCGTCGAGGTGGTCGTCGCCAACGCCGGCATCACCGAGGACACCCTGCTCATGCGCATGAGCGTCGAGAGCTTCGAGAAGGTCATCAACTCGAACCTCACGGGCGCCTTCCGCGTCACCAAGGCCGCCACCCGCGACATGCTCAAGAACCGCTGGGGGCGCTTCATCTACCTGGGCTCGGTCGTCGGCCTCATGGGCACCCCCGGCCAGGCCAACTACGCCTCCTCGAAGGCCGGCGTCATCGGCCTCGCCCGCTCCGTCACCCGCGAGCTCGGCGCCCGCAACGTGACCGCCAACGTCATCGCGCCCGGCCTCATCGACACCGACATGACCCGCGAGCTCCCCGCCGAGTACGTCGAGGGCGCCGTCAAGCAGGCCATCCCCGCCAAGCGCATGGGCCAGCCCGAGGAGGTCGCGGCCGTCGTCTCGTTCCTCGCCTCGGACGACTCCGCCTATGTCTCCGGCAACGTCATCAACGTCGACGGTGGCCTGGGCATGGGCCACTAG